Proteins from a single region of Runella sp. SP2:
- a CDS encoding TonB-dependent receptor — MKFKIILLLMVAFNINTVFGQNTFKAVIKDSETKEPLIGATAILSGTATGATADINGMITLTNIPNGKQIIEFRYIGYETRKDTFDFPLTTSNLIEIFLKSNADELDEIVISSTRSSRTIKDIPTRIEFIAGEELEEKGNMKAGDIRMLLSESTGIQTQQTSATSANASIRIQGLDGRYTQILKDGFPLYAGAASGLGLLQTPPLDLKQVEIIKGSSSTLYGGGAIAGLVNLISKTPTDEKELRFHLNGSSGRGFDINGFYGQRFNKIGTTIFAAHNRNWAYTPSGDFSAIPKFDRYVFNPKLFVYFSDKTKLNVGINTAIENRIGGDIHFIQGKGDTIHSYFEENKTQRYSTQLSFDHKFNDKSFFNFKNSVSYFNRIINIPNYSFDGTQTATFSEASYTNIREKTEWVAGVNLWSDNFQEKQTDTFPLRNYNQITFGSFAQNSWKATKWLNLETGFRADYVIDYGIALLPRVSALFKITDKFSSRLGGGFGYKTPTIFTEESERIQYQNVMPIDKNINKLERSYGGNVDFNYRTVFGEKVTFSINQLFFYTYLNNPLLLEYQTGGLYQFINSAGHIDTRGTETNIKIGYEDFKLFLGYTFTDTRLHQNGILTNTPLTPKHRINSVLMYEVEDKWKVGLEAYYFSPQKLSDGATGKQYVLCGFMVEKLWEKFSVYINFENFLDARQTRFDTIYTGTLTNPVFRDIYAPLDGFLINGGIKLKL, encoded by the coding sequence ATGAAGTTTAAAATCATTTTGCTACTAATGGTAGCATTCAACATAAATACCGTATTCGGACAGAATACATTTAAAGCGGTCATAAAAGACAGCGAAACAAAAGAACCGTTAATCGGTGCGACAGCTATTTTATCAGGAACGGCAACAGGAGCAACCGCAGACATTAACGGAATGATAACCTTAACCAATATCCCAAACGGAAAGCAGATAATTGAATTTCGTTACATCGGTTATGAAACAAGAAAAGACACGTTTGATTTTCCGTTGACAACATCAAACCTGATAGAGATTTTTCTCAAATCAAATGCAGACGAATTGGACGAAATTGTGATTTCATCTACCCGAAGTTCCAGAACCATAAAGGACATTCCGACAAGAATTGAATTTATTGCAGGGGAAGAATTAGAAGAAAAAGGAAATATGAAAGCAGGCGATATTCGTATGCTTTTAAGTGAAAGCACAGGCATACAAACGCAGCAAACTTCCGCAACGTCTGCCAATGCTTCTATTCGTATTCAGGGACTTGACGGACGATATACACAAATTCTTAAAGACGGATTTCCGCTATATGCAGGAGCAGCAAGCGGTTTAGGACTTTTGCAAACGCCACCGCTTGACTTAAAGCAAGTAGAAATTATTAAAGGTTCTTCATCTACACTTTACGGAGGCGGAGCAATAGCAGGATTGGTAAACCTTATTTCCAAAACACCGACAGATGAAAAAGAATTACGTTTTCATTTAAACGGAAGTTCGGGCAGAGGTTTTGACATTAACGGTTTTTACGGACAGCGATTTAACAAAATCGGGACAACTATTTTTGCTGCACATAACCGCAATTGGGCTTATACCCCATCGGGTGATTTTTCAGCTATTCCAAAATTTGACAGGTATGTTTTCAATCCTAAGTTATTTGTTTATTTCAGCGACAAAACAAAACTGAATGTTGGAATAAACACAGCTATTGAAAACCGTATCGGTGGCGACATACATTTTATACAAGGAAAAGGCGACACTATCCACAGTTATTTTGAAGAAAACAAAACACAACGCTATTCCACGCAATTGTCTTTTGACCATAAATTTAATGACAAAAGTTTCTTCAATTTCAAGAACAGTGTGAGTTATTTTAACAGGATAATCAATATTCCAAATTACAGTTTTGACGGCACACAAACAGCCACATTCAGCGAAGCAAGCTATACCAATATTCGGGAAAAAACAGAATGGGTTGCAGGTGTAAATCTTTGGTCGGATAACTTTCAGGAAAAGCAGACAGACACTTTTCCATTGAGAAATTATAACCAAATTACTTTTGGTTCATTTGCTCAAAATTCGTGGAAAGCAACCAAGTGGCTCAATCTTGAAACAGGTTTCAGAGCCGACTATGTTATTGATTATGGTATTGCTTTGCTGCCAAGAGTTTCAGCATTATTCAAAATAACCGACAAATTTTCTTCACGGCTTGGTGGTGGTTTTGGCTATAAAACACCAACCATATTTACAGAGGAAAGCGAACGCATACAATACCAAAATGTAATGCCCATTGATAAAAACATCAACAAATTGGAACGCAGTTACGGAGGAAATGTTGATTTTAATTATCGCACCGTATTTGGCGAAAAAGTAACGTTCAGTATCAACCAACTTTTCTTTTACACCTATTTGAATAACCCTTTGTTGCTTGAGTATCAAACAGGCGGATTATACCAATTTATCAATTCGGCAGGACACATTGATACAAGAGGAACGGAAACCAATATCAAAATCGGCTATGAAGATTTTAAATTGTTTTTGGGTTATACATTCACCGATACCCGCTTGCATCAAAACGGAATTTTGACAAATACACCGCTTACGCCAAAGCACAGGATAAATTCAGTTTTAATGTATGAAGTAGAGGACAAATGGAAAGTAGGTTTGGAAGCGTATTATTTCAGTCCTCAAAAATTGAGTGACGGTGCAACAGGAAAACAATATGTGCTTTGTGGTTTTATGGTTGAAAAGCTATGGGAGAAATTTTCGGTTTACATCAACTTTGAAAATTTCCTTGACGCAAGGCAAACCCGATTTGACACTATTTATACAGGCACACTAACTAATCCTGTTTTCAGGGACATTTACGCACCGCTTGACGGATTTTTAATTAATGGTGGTATCAAACTAAAATTGTAG
- a CDS encoding cation transporter: MQKTIFNITKMDCPSEEQLIRMKLQKFDEIKSLEFDIPNRKLAVHHNGKPEPINLALNTLNLDTSLVSTEESKVEIETDTSNKQRKLLWTVLIINFLFFGLEMLFGIFSNSMGLVADSLDMLADSIVYGLALFAVGGTITRKNNIAKFAGYFQILLAVIGFVEVVRRFIGIEKMPDFQTMIIVSVLALIANVICLYLLQKGKSKEAHMQASMIFTSNDVIINSGVITAGLLVNWLNSGYPDLIIGAIVFIIVARGAYRILQLAK; the protein is encoded by the coding sequence ATGCAAAAGACAATATTTAACATTACAAAAATGGATTGCCCAAGCGAGGAGCAATTAATACGGATGAAACTGCAAAAGTTTGATGAAATAAAATCATTGGAGTTTGACATTCCAAACCGAAAATTAGCAGTTCATCATAACGGAAAACCAGAGCCGATAAACTTAGCATTAAATACGCTGAACCTTGATACTTCTTTGGTTTCAACCGAAGAAAGCAAGGTGGAAATTGAAACCGACACAAGCAATAAACAACGGAAATTGTTGTGGACGGTTCTTATTATCAATTTTCTGTTTTTCGGATTGGAAATGCTGTTTGGAATTTTTTCCAACTCAATGGGATTAGTGGCAGACAGTTTGGATATGCTCGCAGACAGTATTGTTTACGGATTGGCATTATTTGCGGTAGGTGGAACAATAACGAGAAAAAATAACATCGCAAAATTTGCAGGATATTTTCAAATACTTCTTGCTGTAATTGGTTTTGTAGAAGTAGTCAGACGATTTATAGGAATTGAGAAAATGCCTGATTTTCAAACAATGATTATCGTTTCTGTTTTGGCTCTTATCGCTAATGTGATTTGTCTTTACTTATTACAAAAAGGTAAGAGCAAAGAGGCTCATATGCAAGCAAGTATGATTTTCACTTCCAATGACGTAATTATTAATTCGGGAGTAATCACAGCCGGACTTTTGGTTAATTGGCTTAATTCAGGTTATCCCGACTTGATTATTGGAGCAATCGTTTTTATAATTGTTGCAAGAGGAGCATACAGAATATTACAATTAGCGAAGTAA